One part of the Melospiza melodia melodia isolate bMelMel2 chromosome 3, bMelMel2.pri, whole genome shotgun sequence genome encodes these proteins:
- the ZBTB2 gene encoding zinc finger and BTB domain-containing protein 2 isoform X1 yields MQVICFSEYKKMDLANHGLILLQQLNAQREFGFLCDCTVAIGDVYFKAHKSVLASFSNYFKMLFVHQTSECVRLKATDIQPDIFSYLLHLMYTGKMAPQLIDPVRLEQGIKFLHAYPLIQEASLASQGTFSHPDQVFPLASSLYGIQIADHQIRHPTKVTSATDKLGREPRPQTSRMSQEQASDGSQLSQLGANLPQVSRTNMSASDPLPSSLSPELVSAAGNNSPSGEEANMEASSSDEQPASLTIAHVKPSIMKRNGSFPKYYACHLCGRRFNLRSSLREHLQIHTGVPFTSSQQGESNISLSLCNNTADKDAMEVPEAGMISDSELQQISDSPIIDGQQQSETPPPSDIADIDNLEQADQEREVKRRKYECSICGRKFIQKSHWREHMYIHTGKPFKCSTCDKSFCRANQAARHVCLNQSMDTYTMVDKQTLELCTFEEGSQMDNMLVQTNKPYKCNLCDKTFSTPNEVVKHSCQNQNSVFTLEEDRSILLGGGDTEATETDNAVLASIKKEQEAVLLD; encoded by the exons ATGCAAGTCATTTGCTTTTCAGAGTATAAAAAAATGGATTTGGCCAACCATGGACTTATTCTGCTGCAGCAGCTAAATGCTCAGAGAGAGTTCGGTTTCCTGTGTGACTGCACAGTTGCCATTGGGGATGTCTACTTCAAGGCACACAAATCTGTCCTCGCTTCTTTCTCCAACTACTTCAAGATGTTGTTTGTTCATCAAACCAG TGAATGTGTCCGTTTGAAAGCGACCGACATACAGCCAGATATCTTCAGTTATCTCTTGCATTTGATGTACACTGGGAAGATGGCACCACAACTCATTGACCCAGTTCGACTAGAACAGGGAATAAAGTTTCTGCATGCATATCCACTAATTCAAGAGGCCAGCCTTGCGAGTCAGGGAACTTTTTCTCACCCGGATCAAGTCTTTCCATTAGCATCTTCATTATATGGCATTCAGATTGCAGATCACCAGATAAGGCATCCCACTAAGGTTACGTCAGCGACTGACAAACTTGGGCGAGAACCACGGCCTCAGACATCCCGGATGAGCCAAGAGCAGGCTTCTGACGGCTCACAGCTCTCGCAGTTGGGTGCAAATCTGCCACAAGTGTCCCGGACAAATATGTCTGCTTCTGACCCATTGCCATCTTCTCTGTCTCCGGAATTGGTGTCTGCTGCTGGTAATAATTCACCTTCGGGAGAAGAGGCCAATATGGAAGCATCTTCTTCAGATGAGCAGCCTGCCTCTCTCACAATAGCACATGTCAAGCCAAGCATTATGAAAAGGAACGGAAGCTTCCCAAAATACTATGCCTGTCACCTCTGTGGCCGCCGGTTCAACCTGCGCAGCAGCTTGCGGGAGCACCTGCAGATCCACACGGGAGTTCCCTTCACATCTAGCCAGCAGGGAGAAAGTAATATTTCTTTGTCTCTTTGTAACAACACAGCTGATAAAGATGCCATGGAAGTGCCTGAAGCGGGGATGATTAGTGACAGCGAGCTGCAGCAGATCTCAGACTCCCCAATAATTGATGGGCAGCAGCAGTCAGAGACACCTCCCCCCTCTGATATCGCAGATATCGACAACCTGGAGCAGGCAGATCAAGAGAGGGAGGTAAAGAGACGGAAATACGAATGTTCCATCTGTGGTCGCAAATTTATTCAGAAAAGCCACTGGAGGGAGCACATGTACATACACACGGGCAAGCCCTTCAAGTGCAGCACTTGTGACAAAAGCTTTTGTAGGGCTAACCAGGCTGCCAGACACGTGTGCCTAAACCAGAGCATGGACACATACACCATGGTGGATAAACAGACTCTGGAGCTCTGTACCTTTGAGGAAGGCAGTCAAATGGACAACATGCTTGTACAGACCAACAAGCCCTACAAATGTAACTTGTGTGACAAAACTTTTTCAACTCCCAATGAAGTAGTCAAACATTCGTGCCAAAATCAAAACTCTGTCTTTACGCTAGAAGAAGATCGCTCCATTCTGTTAGGTGGTGGGGACACAGAAGCCACAGAGACTGATAACGCAGTGTTAGCCTCCATCAAAAAGGAGCAGGAAGCAGTGTTGTTAGACTGA
- the ZBTB2 gene encoding zinc finger and BTB domain-containing protein 2 isoform X2 — protein MDLANHGLILLQQLNAQREFGFLCDCTVAIGDVYFKAHKSVLASFSNYFKMLFVHQTSECVRLKATDIQPDIFSYLLHLMYTGKMAPQLIDPVRLEQGIKFLHAYPLIQEASLASQGTFSHPDQVFPLASSLYGIQIADHQIRHPTKVTSATDKLGREPRPQTSRMSQEQASDGSQLSQLGANLPQVSRTNMSASDPLPSSLSPELVSAAGNNSPSGEEANMEASSSDEQPASLTIAHVKPSIMKRNGSFPKYYACHLCGRRFNLRSSLREHLQIHTGVPFTSSQQGESNISLSLCNNTADKDAMEVPEAGMISDSELQQISDSPIIDGQQQSETPPPSDIADIDNLEQADQEREVKRRKYECSICGRKFIQKSHWREHMYIHTGKPFKCSTCDKSFCRANQAARHVCLNQSMDTYTMVDKQTLELCTFEEGSQMDNMLVQTNKPYKCNLCDKTFSTPNEVVKHSCQNQNSVFTLEEDRSILLGGGDTEATETDNAVLASIKKEQEAVLLD, from the exons ATGGATTTGGCCAACCATGGACTTATTCTGCTGCAGCAGCTAAATGCTCAGAGAGAGTTCGGTTTCCTGTGTGACTGCACAGTTGCCATTGGGGATGTCTACTTCAAGGCACACAAATCTGTCCTCGCTTCTTTCTCCAACTACTTCAAGATGTTGTTTGTTCATCAAACCAG TGAATGTGTCCGTTTGAAAGCGACCGACATACAGCCAGATATCTTCAGTTATCTCTTGCATTTGATGTACACTGGGAAGATGGCACCACAACTCATTGACCCAGTTCGACTAGAACAGGGAATAAAGTTTCTGCATGCATATCCACTAATTCAAGAGGCCAGCCTTGCGAGTCAGGGAACTTTTTCTCACCCGGATCAAGTCTTTCCATTAGCATCTTCATTATATGGCATTCAGATTGCAGATCACCAGATAAGGCATCCCACTAAGGTTACGTCAGCGACTGACAAACTTGGGCGAGAACCACGGCCTCAGACATCCCGGATGAGCCAAGAGCAGGCTTCTGACGGCTCACAGCTCTCGCAGTTGGGTGCAAATCTGCCACAAGTGTCCCGGACAAATATGTCTGCTTCTGACCCATTGCCATCTTCTCTGTCTCCGGAATTGGTGTCTGCTGCTGGTAATAATTCACCTTCGGGAGAAGAGGCCAATATGGAAGCATCTTCTTCAGATGAGCAGCCTGCCTCTCTCACAATAGCACATGTCAAGCCAAGCATTATGAAAAGGAACGGAAGCTTCCCAAAATACTATGCCTGTCACCTCTGTGGCCGCCGGTTCAACCTGCGCAGCAGCTTGCGGGAGCACCTGCAGATCCACACGGGAGTTCCCTTCACATCTAGCCAGCAGGGAGAAAGTAATATTTCTTTGTCTCTTTGTAACAACACAGCTGATAAAGATGCCATGGAAGTGCCTGAAGCGGGGATGATTAGTGACAGCGAGCTGCAGCAGATCTCAGACTCCCCAATAATTGATGGGCAGCAGCAGTCAGAGACACCTCCCCCCTCTGATATCGCAGATATCGACAACCTGGAGCAGGCAGATCAAGAGAGGGAGGTAAAGAGACGGAAATACGAATGTTCCATCTGTGGTCGCAAATTTATTCAGAAAAGCCACTGGAGGGAGCACATGTACATACACACGGGCAAGCCCTTCAAGTGCAGCACTTGTGACAAAAGCTTTTGTAGGGCTAACCAGGCTGCCAGACACGTGTGCCTAAACCAGAGCATGGACACATACACCATGGTGGATAAACAGACTCTGGAGCTCTGTACCTTTGAGGAAGGCAGTCAAATGGACAACATGCTTGTACAGACCAACAAGCCCTACAAATGTAACTTGTGTGACAAAACTTTTTCAACTCCCAATGAAGTAGTCAAACATTCGTGCCAAAATCAAAACTCTGTCTTTACGCTAGAAGAAGATCGCTCCATTCTGTTAGGTGGTGGGGACACAGAAGCCACAGAGACTGATAACGCAGTGTTAGCCTCCATCAAAAAGGAGCAGGAAGCAGTGTTGTTAGACTGA